AGACAAGGGCGGCCAAATGGCCGCCCTTTCTTGTTCAACAAATACACTTTACCTTCGTTCTATGCGGTTTTTGATACCCTTCCTGTTTGGACTGCTCCTCGGACTACAGCCGACCTTGGCGCAACCGCTGCCTCCGGGTGCTCCTGCAGTTGTTATTACCGAGATCATGTATGACCTTCCGGGAACGGACGAAAGCCTTGAATTCATTGAAGTGCGCAATCCGAGCGATACCAACGAGCGGGGACTTGGAGGTTATCGCTTTACAGAGGGCATTGAGTTTTCCTTTCCATCGAATCTTGTCGCACAACCGCATCAATTTTTCATTGTGGCGAAAGATTCCGTTGCCTTTGAGAATGCTTTCGGTGTAAGTGCGTTTCAATGGACAAGCGGAGAGCTTAGCGACACGGGCGAACGTATCGTTCTGCGGAACAACTTCAACGTCATTTCTGACTCACTCACATACTCAAACGCACCTCCATGGCCTATGGCCGGAGCAGAAACAGGTGCTTCCATTGTGCATTGCAACGATACTGCGGCCGGATGGAATCCACTGAATTGGGAGGCGGCCACAAACAGCACGGGCATCATGGTCAATGGCGTGGAAATCCATGCCAATCCTGGAGAAGAATGTTCAATCGATAATTCCATTCACAATCTTGCCGAGAACGGATTTCTTATTGCACCGAACCCGAACAATGGCAGGTTCCGATTACAGATGGCCGAGCAAATGCAGGATAACGTACAATTGGACATCCTGAACCTTTCAGGCCAATTGGTTTATTCCGTCCCCCAGAATGGTGATCGGCCCGTTTCCATCCAGCTTCCTGCTGGCATTTATTTGGCGCGATTATCGCGGGAAGGTGCGACCAGTTATCAGCGGTTGGTCATCATAAACTAACGGTGACGCATCGCGTATCTTTGGTGAAACCTGTTCTCTGATCTGTGAGAAGATTCCTGCTTTTTCTGTCTCTTACCGTTGCCATTGGCCTTGCTGCTGGCTTCTTTACGGGCAGAAAGCACAGTTCCGACCAGCAGCGGTCGGTACTGATCGAGCAGGAATTTCAGGCGGTGGATATTCGTCTGAAGAATGTCTTAAACCAGGTTGCTGCGCAGCAGGACGGATTACGGACCTACTGCGACCGTTGGCAAAAGCATGGCATCGGTCTGGTGATCTACGACAACGGAGTGGCCACCGAATGGACCACCAATGCCGTTCCCTTTCCGCTTTCGTTTGAGGAACGGACCAAACCGATCGATGGCCTGATCAAACTGAAAAGCGCATGGTATCTGTGTCGGAAATTGGAGGAAAACGGTCAGCTACTTGTTGGTTATGCTCTGGTTGAGACCGAATACGGCTTTGAGAACCGCTACATCCAGAACCAATGGAATCCGGATATGCCGAATGCCGATGGTTTTTCCATCACGCAGATCGACCATAACACGTATCCGCTGCATTTGGAGGATGGAACGGTGGCCGCTTACCTCCGCCAAAAAACGGTTGCCAACGAACCGATATTCAGTGAATCGGCTGCGCTGTGGTTGTTGTTCATCGCGCTGATGCTCATCACCATTTGGGCCTCGGCCGACTGGCTTTCGGAGTTTATTTCCAAGCCCCTTTCATTGGTCGTCTTTCTCCTCTTGTTGATCGGATTCCGCAGCTTGATGCTCTGGTGGAGTCTGCCGAAAGGCCTTTACGCCATTGCTGCTTTCGGACCGACATTGCATGCCTCTTCGCTGCTCATTCCATCGCTGGGCGATCTGGCCCTGCACATGGTATTCCTGCTGATCGCACTTCTTAGAATTTCTCGAATTGAGCCAAGGCCGACCTCATCCTTTCTTCCGGTTGCAAGCCTCAGAATAACCCAAGTGCTGTTCGTTTTTCCGCTTCAGGCGCTTATCCGAACGTTGGTTTTCAACTCTTCCTTTTCGCTGCATCTGAACAACCCGTTCTCGCTCAACGGCTACAGCTTTGTGGCGCTGATCATCATTTTCCTTGGCCTGTTGTGTCTCTACTTGGCCCTTCGCATCACCGAAGGTTGGATAGCCAGACCGAACCGATGGATGCGCGACATCATCCTCTGGTCTTTCGGGGCCGCAGCGCTTTTTCTGCTTACGGGTTGCAATGGCAATGCGTTGGTGCTGGGTCTGACCGTTTTGGCAATGCTCATTTCCCTCGCACTCATTGCCAAGTGGCTGAACCACGAGGACGGGATCTCTGGGTATGTTCCGATGGTG
This region of Flavobacteriales bacterium genomic DNA includes:
- a CDS encoding T9SS type A sorting domain-containing protein: MEDKGGQMAALSCSTNTLYLRSMRFLIPFLFGLLLGLQPTLAQPLPPGAPAVVITEIMYDLPGTDESLEFIEVRNPSDTNERGLGGYRFTEGIEFSFPSNLVAQPHQFFIVAKDSVAFENAFGVSAFQWTSGELSDTGERIVLRNNFNVISDSLTYSNAPPWPMAGAETGASIVHCNDTAAGWNPLNWEAATNSTGIMVNGVEIHANPGEECSIDNSIHNLAENGFLIAPNPNNGRFRLQMAEQMQDNVQLDILNLSGQLVYSVPQNGDRPVSIQLPAGIYLARLSREGATSYQRLVIIN